The following are encoded in a window of Flavobacterium cupriresistens genomic DNA:
- a CDS encoding T9SS type A sorting domain-containing protein → MKIKLLVLLFPILGFGQVQIGGDINGKEIASESGSSVSLSANGRILAIGAPDRVDAAGDYTGVVRVYENKEGVWTQLGDSFYGIDDDENNGTSVSLSGDGSVLAIGAPGNDIKEINAGAVRVYKNNAGVWKQIGNVIYGSDNSWSGTSISLSADGTILAVGAPHDDYVQFASGMVQVYENKGGAWVSLGNPIYGKGRFDLCGQSVSLSADGNTLAIGSSNSSAKGRNSGQVRVFKNKGRVWTQLGGDIDGKGADAQSGYSVSLSANGTILAVGSPYFGAGSGQVQVYKYSGAGFWGQMGPVITEGTSSFGSSISLSNNGNTLAVGAPDLNQVQVYKYNSGTSWGRKGVVNGKTPSDRTGQSVFISSDGSTLAIGAPHYNTTTKELYLVGQVRAFDLSDLKTSKFTYTEGNSELRADDFNLVNLRYYPNPVRGELFISYDRKITSIAVVDLQGQVVVEKFIHSTQGSIDMSNFKPGVYFLNVTVAGKSKNIKIIKK, encoded by the coding sequence ATGAAAATCAAATTACTTGTTTTATTGTTTCCCATACTTGGATTTGGACAAGTGCAAATTGGAGGTGATATTAATGGGAAGGAAATTGCCAGTGAAAGTGGTTCCAGTGTTTCGCTTTCTGCTAATGGAAGAATTTTGGCTATCGGAGCACCGGATAGAGTAGATGCAGCTGGAGACTATACAGGGGTGGTTCGGGTCTATGAAAATAAGGAAGGAGTTTGGACACAGTTAGGGGATTCTTTTTATGGAATTGATGATGATGAAAATAATGGTACTAGTGTTTCTCTATCCGGAGATGGTAGTGTTTTAGCTATTGGAGCGCCAGGTAATGATATAAAAGAGATAAATGCAGGTGCGGTGCGGGTATATAAAAATAATGCAGGAGTCTGGAAGCAGATAGGAAATGTTATTTACGGAAGTGATAATAGTTGGAGTGGTACGAGTATTTCCCTTTCCGCAGATGGTACTATTTTGGCTGTTGGTGCGCCCCATGATGATTATGTTCAGTTTGCTTCGGGGATGGTTCAGGTATATGAAAATAAGGGAGGTGCTTGGGTGTCTCTTGGAAATCCAATCTATGGAAAGGGAAGGTTTGATTTGTGTGGTCAAAGTGTTTCGCTTTCTGCAGATGGTAATACTCTGGCAATCGGGTCGTCTAATAGTAGTGCAAAGGGGAGGAATTCGGGTCAGGTGCGGGTATTTAAAAACAAAGGAAGGGTCTGGACACAGCTTGGAGGTGATATTGATGGGAAAGGAGCTGATGCTCAAAGCGGTTATAGTGTTTCACTTTCTGCAAATGGTACTATTTTGGCTGTCGGATCACCCTATTTTGGTGCAGGTTCTGGTCAGGTTCAAGTGTATAAGTACAGCGGTGCAGGATTCTGGGGACAGATGGGACCGGTTATTACGGAGGGGACATCTTCATTCGGTTCTAGTATTTCGCTTTCTAATAATGGTAACACTTTGGCTGTTGGTGCTCCGGATTTAAATCAAGTTCAGGTGTATAAATACAATTCAGGAACTTCTTGGGGGCGAAAAGGAGTTGTCAACGGAAAAACACCTAGTGATCGAACCGGTCAAAGTGTTTTTATTTCTAGTGATGGTAGTACTTTGGCAATTGGGGCGCCTCATTATAATACTACGACTAAAGAATTATATTTGGTAGGTCAGGTTAGGGCGTTTGATTTATCTGATTTGAAAACCAGTAAATTCACCTATACAGAGGGTAATTCCGAATTGAGAGCAGATGATTTTAATTTAGTTAATCTTAGGTATTATCCAAATCCTGTTAGAGGTGAATTGTTTATTTCTTATGATAGAAAAATTACTAGTATAGCTGTTGTCGATTTGCAGGGTCAGGTCGTTGTTGAGAAATTTATTCATTCAACTCAAGGAAGTATTGATATGTCAAATTTTAAGCCTGGTGTTTATTTTCTAAATGTTACAGTTGCGGGTAAATCAAAAAATATAAAAATAATTAAAAAATAA
- a CDS encoding outer membrane beta-barrel protein: MKKTFHILAAMLTSSFVFAQDDSEKQVSPATTFAGSADAYYKYDFSKQLNGLTSFTNSQDSFELGMASIEASHSFKKGSVFVDLGFGKRAGEFSYNETTDKDITAKFLIKQLYFTYEITDKFKVVAGSFGTHIGYELVDAVDNKNYSMSYAFSYGPFFNTGVKAQYTTGKFSAMFGITNPTDFKSAMDAGTKQKTYIGQLGYVGDTGSAYLNFTSGSTNPASDENKTQFDFVASKTISDSFGLGFNATYAKTTNDFNSTLDGEWFSLVGYANYAFKETLSLAYRMEFFNAKDAAPSLGTLTGSNVFANTISLNYKVGKLTIIPELRYDAASEDIFKDTDALPTGGMFFALLATTYSF, from the coding sequence ATGAAAAAAACATTTCACATTTTAGCCGCCATGTTAACCAGTTCCTTTGTATTTGCCCAAGATGATAGTGAAAAACAAGTATCTCCTGCAACTACTTTTGCCGGATCTGCAGACGCCTATTATAAATATGATTTTTCGAAACAATTGAATGGCTTAACAAGCTTTACCAACTCTCAAGATTCATTCGAGTTAGGAATGGCCTCTATTGAAGCTTCTCACTCATTCAAAAAAGGATCCGTTTTTGTAGATTTAGGTTTCGGAAAAAGAGCAGGTGAATTTTCATACAATGAAACAACAGATAAAGATATTACGGCTAAATTTTTAATCAAGCAATTGTATTTTACGTATGAGATAACAGATAAATTTAAAGTAGTCGCAGGTAGTTTTGGTACTCATATCGGTTATGAATTGGTAGATGCGGTAGACAATAAAAACTACAGTATGTCTTATGCTTTCTCTTATGGGCCGTTTTTCAATACAGGTGTAAAAGCGCAATATACAACAGGGAAATTTTCGGCTATGTTCGGAATAACAAATCCGACCGATTTTAAATCAGCAATGGATGCAGGGACAAAACAGAAAACGTATATAGGACAATTGGGATATGTAGGCGATACAGGAAGTGCTTATTTGAATTTTACTTCCGGAAGTACTAATCCGGCATCAGACGAAAATAAAACGCAATTTGATTTTGTAGCTTCAAAAACAATAAGCGACAGTTTTGGACTTGGCTTTAATGCTACTTATGCTAAAACAACAAATGATTTTAACAGTACATTAGATGGAGAGTGGTTCTCATTAGTAGGGTATGCCAATTATGCTTTCAAGGAAACTTTAAGCTTGGCTTACCGAATGGAATTTTTTAATGCCAAAGATGCTGCTCCGAGTTTAGGTACACTTACAGGGTCAAATGTATTTGCGAACACGATTTCACTAAACTATAAAGTTGGAAAGTTAACTATTATCCCGGAGTTGAGATATGATGCCGCCTCTGAAGATATTTTTAAAGACACTGACGCTCTTCCAACTGGTGGAATGTTTTTTGCTCTACTTGCTACAACATACTCTTTCTAA
- a CDS encoding aldo/keto reductase, which yields MKYNRCGKSGLLLPEISLGLWHNFGSVDNFENAESIAKEAFDKGITHFDLANNYGPVPGSAEENFGKILWHNFQGNLRDKIVIATKAGYTMWDGPYGDWGSRKYLLSSLDQSLKRMNIDYVDIFYSHRPDPETPIEETMMALDHAVKCGKALYVGISNYSAEQTRVAVDVLQQLGTPCLIHQAKYSMLERWVENGLLDVLEEKGVGCIAFSPLAQGLLTDKYLSGIPENSRAHNPNGHLKEDEVTQERIQKLVQLNEIAQNRGQSLAQMALAWLQKDKRITSVLIGASSVRQLNNNIDCLQKQDFSSDELNAIELILK from the coding sequence ATGAAATACAACAGATGTGGGAAAAGCGGACTACTGTTACCTGAAATCTCTTTAGGGTTATGGCATAACTTTGGGTCAGTTGATAACTTTGAAAATGCTGAAAGTATCGCCAAAGAAGCTTTTGATAAAGGGATAACGCATTTTGATTTAGCAAATAATTACGGACCGGTTCCGGGTTCTGCCGAAGAAAATTTTGGTAAAATACTATGGCATAATTTTCAAGGAAATCTACGTGATAAAATCGTGATCGCTACCAAAGCCGGTTATACCATGTGGGATGGGCCTTATGGAGATTGGGGATCCCGTAAATATCTGTTGTCTAGCTTAGATCAGAGTTTAAAACGGATGAATATTGATTATGTAGATATTTTTTATTCACACCGCCCCGATCCTGAAACGCCAATTGAAGAAACCATGATGGCTTTAGATCATGCCGTAAAATGCGGAAAAGCATTGTATGTCGGAATCAGTAATTATTCCGCGGAACAAACCAGAGTTGCCGTTGATGTCCTGCAACAATTGGGAACACCTTGTTTGATTCACCAAGCCAAATATTCAATGTTAGAACGTTGGGTAGAGAATGGTTTGTTGGATGTTTTGGAAGAAAAGGGAGTAGGATGTATTGCATTTTCACCATTAGCGCAAGGGCTTTTAACCGATAAGTATTTAAGCGGAATCCCGGAAAATTCCAGAGCACATAATCCAAACGGACATTTAAAAGAAGATGAGGTGACTCAGGAACGCATTCAGAAATTAGTTCAGTTAAATGAAATTGCTCAAAATAGAGGTCAGTCTTTGGCGCAAATGGCACTGGCCTGGCTGCAAAAAGACAAAAGAATTACTTCCGTTTTAATCGGTGCAAGTTCTGTCAGACAATTGAATAACAATATCGACTGCCTGCAAAAACAAGATTTCTCTTCAGACGAATTAAATGCAATCGAATTGATCCTGAAATAA
- a CDS encoding DUF433 domain-containing protein yields MNTNWQNLISIDPDIRFGKPIITGTRICVSDILSWLSTGMSYEDTIEDFPELKKEHILASLAFAANRENITKIIAA; encoded by the coding sequence ATGAATACTAACTGGCAAAACTTGATTTCTATAGATCCGGATATCCGATTTGGTAAACCTATTATCACAGGAACCAGAATTTGCGTTTCCGATATCCTTTCTTGGTTGTCTACAGGAATGTCTTATGAGGATACTATAGAAGACTTCCCTGAATTAAAAAAAGAACATATTCTTGCGTCTCTGGCATTTGCGGCCAATAGAGAGAATATAACAAAAATAATTGCTGCCTAA
- a CDS encoding DUF5615 family PIN-like protein, with translation MLTLDDDFEKLSLLKGAPPKVIILKTFNKNTKEITELLISKKEIIKSFILNNELMILEVY, from the coding sequence ATTCTCACTCTTGACGATGATTTCGAAAAATTATCACTTTTAAAAGGAGCTCCTCCAAAAGTTATAATTTTAAAAACTTTTAACAAAAACACAAAAGAAATTACGGAACTACTAATTTCAAAAAAAGAAATTATTAAATCATTTATCTTAAATAACGAATTGATGATTTTGGAAGTTTATTAA
- a CDS encoding L,D-transpeptidase family protein, with protein MKILYPLAAVIILFIAVSCNSKSNDKKEEKKIQKAEVPELKISIDSIDIALFYQTYPKLVKFQGDVSSLYKKKNDTQLWLDNKGVVEFGSTLFNKYKNLGDEGLKTNFPYNEKINPIFERLGDNKLSQVDTDLMITNLYFYYAEKVYGGVDEKTTTSLEWLLPRKKLNYQVFSDSIFKHATINDDNKSKMFSQYYKLREALKQYRSIEKKGGWKTIEVGDDFKSFKVGDSATAIAQIRERLAITGELKENNKSAVCDSILISAMKDYQMHHGNTPKNTIVKEHIDELNLPVSDRIKTIIVNMERCRWIDPGLEKGKEYIEVNIPEFKLYLIRDHEITFVSEVVVGKAMTKTVIFSGMMNNIVFSPYWNVPQSIINKEIKPGMAKNKNYLAEKHLEWNNGAVRQVPGVNNSLGLVKFLFPNSNNIYLHDTPAKSLFERENRAFSHGCVRVAKPRELAIELLKSDPKWTPQRIDKAMHAGKESWYTLKKKVPVYIGYFTAWVDRKGRLNFYKDVYQRDESLLKLLTEE; from the coding sequence ATGAAAATTTTGTATCCGCTTGCCGCAGTTATCATTCTTTTTATTGCTGTTTCCTGTAATTCTAAATCAAATGATAAAAAGGAAGAGAAAAAGATCCAAAAAGCAGAAGTGCCCGAACTTAAGATTTCTATTGACAGTATAGACATTGCCCTATTTTATCAAACGTATCCTAAATTAGTTAAATTTCAGGGAGACGTTTCCTCGTTGTACAAGAAAAAAAACGACACTCAATTGTGGTTAGATAATAAAGGAGTAGTAGAGTTTGGAAGTACCTTGTTTAATAAATACAAAAATTTGGGAGACGAAGGATTGAAAACCAATTTTCCGTACAACGAAAAGATAAATCCAATTTTCGAACGTCTGGGTGATAATAAATTATCACAGGTTGATACCGATTTAATGATCACCAATCTGTATTTCTATTATGCAGAAAAAGTATACGGTGGAGTCGATGAAAAGACAACAACTTCTTTAGAATGGCTTCTACCGCGAAAAAAACTGAATTATCAGGTCTTTTCGGATTCTATTTTCAAGCATGCTACCATTAATGATGATAATAAAAGTAAAATGTTCAGTCAGTATTATAAACTGCGTGAAGCACTGAAACAATACAGATCAATTGAGAAAAAAGGGGGATGGAAAACGATTGAAGTCGGCGATGATTTTAAAAGTTTTAAAGTGGGAGATTCAGCAACCGCAATCGCTCAAATTAGAGAAAGACTTGCTATCACCGGAGAATTAAAAGAAAATAATAAAAGTGCGGTATGTGATTCGATTCTAATTTCAGCAATGAAAGATTACCAAATGCATCATGGCAATACACCAAAAAATACAATCGTAAAAGAACATATTGACGAATTAAATCTACCGGTATCAGATCGCATTAAGACGATTATAGTAAACATGGAGCGTTGTAGATGGATTGATCCGGGATTGGAAAAAGGTAAAGAATACATCGAAGTTAATATTCCGGAGTTTAAATTATATCTGATTCGGGATCATGAAATTACTTTTGTTTCAGAGGTGGTAGTTGGAAAAGCAATGACGAAAACCGTTATTTTTAGCGGTATGATGAATAATATTGTTTTTAGTCCTTATTGGAATGTTCCGCAAAGTATTATCAATAAAGAGATTAAACCCGGAATGGCTAAAAACAAGAATTACTTGGCTGAAAAACACTTAGAATGGAATAATGGCGCGGTGCGTCAAGTACCCGGAGTAAATAATTCGCTTGGTTTAGTGAAGTTTTTATTTCCAAATTCAAACAATATTTATTTGCATGACACACCGGCAAAAAGTTTGTTCGAAAGAGAAAACAGAGCTTTCAGTCACGGATGCGTTCGCGTAGCAAAACCCAGAGAATTGGCAATTGAACTTCTGAAAAGCGACCCAAAATGGACACCACAACGAATTGACAAAGCCATGCACGCCGGAAAAGAAAGCTGGTACACCTTAAAAAAGAAAGTTCCGGTTTATATCGGTTATTTTACCGCATGGGTAGATCGAAAAGGACGATTGAATTTCTATAAAGATGTCTATCAAAGAGATGAAAGCCTTCTGAAATTATTAACGGAGGAATAA
- a CDS encoding DUF1573 domain-containing protein, whose amino-acid sequence MKIIKISMLVLALGLMSFSAIAPVESLTSTPKTEEGTASVIVWKAETIDVGQIPQGTPKAIVYEFKNTGKTAVVITNVQGSCGCTATDYTKEPILPGKSAKVTATYNAANKGGFTKTVTVTTSAETTPKVLTLKGTVI is encoded by the coding sequence ATGAAAATAATTAAAATTTCGATGTTAGTTTTAGCTTTAGGATTAATGTCTTTTTCTGCAATCGCACCGGTTGAATCTTTGACTTCTACTCCAAAAACGGAGGAAGGTACAGCTTCAGTAATTGTTTGGAAAGCAGAAACAATTGATGTTGGTCAAATTCCACAAGGAACTCCAAAAGCAATTGTTTATGAATTTAAAAATACAGGAAAAACTGCAGTAGTTATTACTAATGTTCAGGGATCTTGTGGTTGTACTGCAACAGATTATACTAAAGAGCCAATTTTACCTGGTAAATCGGCAAAAGTAACTGCAACTTATAATGCAGCAAACAAAGGTGGTTTTACAAAAACGGTTACGGTAACTACCAGTGCCGAAACTACACCTAAAGTCCTTACTTTAAAAGGGACTGTTATCTAA
- a CDS encoding sensor histidine kinase, with amino-acid sequence MKINKLNSIILLGLVAIISILVAQLLWTKEAFSLEQKKLSQKTHIALLEVAKKLYEGTSHDLPSQNPVQKIANDYYIVNVENDFEPDILEFYLKSEFKKMNITTDFEFAMYNCQSDEMVYGNYISLTQKGNTKQTVHFPKHKNLVYYFAVRFPNETTYLFSSMRFWFVLSTVMILILLIYVYSIFTLLQQKKYSELQRDFINNMTHEFKTPLSSILIASKYLIEQNPIKEDKKLYTYTDIIIKQSHKLNNHIEKILNVAKSDHTPLELKTESVLIIPVIEEIITNIQLKCPEAVIKIETDSADYQIETDIFHFSNLIYNLLDNAVKYCNEKPEILIRISKENQTLKLEFIDNGIGIASKNISSIFDKFYRIQNEKSNEVNGFGLGLYYVKEICTLQYWKINATNNSEKGITIMLTIPYKK; translated from the coding sequence TTGAAAATAAACAAACTAAATAGTATCATCCTTCTTGGATTAGTTGCCATCATCAGTATATTGGTAGCACAATTACTATGGACAAAAGAAGCTTTTAGCTTGGAACAAAAAAAACTGAGCCAAAAAACGCATATTGCTTTATTGGAAGTTGCTAAAAAACTTTATGAAGGCACCAGTCACGACTTGCCTTCTCAAAATCCGGTTCAGAAAATTGCGAATGATTATTATATTGTAAATGTTGAAAATGATTTTGAACCTGATATTTTAGAGTTTTACTTAAAATCAGAATTCAAAAAAATGAATATCACAACTGATTTTGAATTTGCCATGTACAATTGTCAAAGTGATGAAATGGTTTACGGAAATTACATCTCTTTAACTCAAAAGGGAAATACGAAACAAACCGTTCATTTTCCGAAACATAAAAATCTGGTTTATTATTTTGCCGTTCGTTTCCCAAATGAGACCACTTACCTATTCAGTTCAATGCGTTTTTGGTTTGTCCTTTCAACTGTCATGATTCTTATATTATTGATTTATGTTTATTCGATTTTTACGCTTTTACAGCAAAAGAAATATTCTGAATTGCAGCGTGATTTCATCAATAATATGACACATGAATTTAAAACACCTTTATCTTCTATTTTAATTGCATCCAAGTACCTCATCGAACAAAATCCGATTAAAGAGGACAAAAAACTGTACACTTATACAGATATCATTATCAAACAAAGTCACAAACTGAACAATCATATCGAGAAGATCTTAAACGTAGCCAAGTCGGATCATACGCCTTTGGAATTAAAAACGGAATCTGTTTTGATTATACCCGTTATAGAGGAGATCATTACGAATATTCAGTTAAAGTGTCCGGAAGCCGTTATTAAAATCGAGACAGATTCTGCCGATTATCAGATAGAAACAGACATCTTTCATTTTTCTAACTTAATTTATAATCTGTTGGATAATGCTGTAAAGTATTGCAATGAAAAACCTGAAATTCTGATCCGGATTTCGAAGGAAAATCAAACTTTAAAATTAGAATTCATTGACAATGGAATTGGAATTGCTTCTAAAAATATCTCTTCTATCTTTGATAAATTTTACCGCATACAAAATGAAAAGAGCAACGAGGTAAACGGTTTTGGTCTTGGTTTGTATTATGTGAAAGAAATTTGTACCTTACAATATTGGAAAATAAACGCCACGAATAATTCAGAGAAAGGCATCACCATAATGTTGACAATTCCATATAAAAAATGA
- a CDS encoding response regulator transcription factor yields MKNFRILYSEDDETLAFLTKDNLEQNNYEVTHCSNGKSSLETFKEEDFDICIFDIMMPKMDGFDLATEIRKIDTDVPIIFLSAKTLKEDRIKGLRLGADDYLVKPFSIEELLLKIEIFLKRSQKNNVIKKSVYEIGKYQFDTENFILFNETEKISLTQREAELLKLFVDNKNLVLKRQQILTSLWGDDDYFMGRSLDVFISRLRKILVNEKGISIENLHGIGFRFTM; encoded by the coding sequence ATGAAAAACTTTAGAATTCTGTACTCCGAAGATGATGAAACATTAGCGTTTCTGACCAAAGATAATTTAGAGCAAAACAACTATGAGGTTACCCATTGCTCTAACGGAAAATCAAGTTTAGAAACTTTCAAAGAGGAAGATTTTGATATTTGCATTTTTGATATCATGATGCCAAAAATGGATGGTTTTGATCTGGCAACAGAAATCAGAAAAATTGATACTGATGTTCCGATTATTTTTCTTTCTGCGAAAACATTGAAAGAAGACCGCATAAAAGGACTGCGTCTGGGTGCTGATGATTATCTCGTTAAACCCTTTAGTATTGAAGAATTACTTCTGAAAATTGAAATTTTCCTCAAACGATCGCAAAAAAACAATGTCATCAAAAAATCTGTTTATGAAATTGGTAAATACCAGTTTGATACCGAAAATTTCATTCTTTTTAATGAAACGGAAAAAATTAGTCTGACACAACGTGAGGCAGAACTTCTGAAACTTTTTGTCGACAATAAAAACTTAGTTTTAAAAAGACAACAAATCCTTACGTCACTTTGGGGAGATGATGATTATTTTATGGGGCGTAGTTTGGATGTTTTTATTTCGCGACTGCGTAAAATTTTGGTTAACGAAAAAGGAATATCAATTGAAAACCTACACGGAATAGGTTTTCGTTTTACCATGTAA
- a CDS encoding MBL fold metallo-hydrolase gives MKLHHLRNATLVIETEKHVILIDPMLGKRKTIAPFTLFRYKPKRNPLKALPKNSREILSKVTHCLITHLHPDHLDKAGEVFLRRNSIPVICNTKDESVLTKRGLTIVQTLDYWQPQDFLDGKITGIPALHGYGFVAKLMGNVMGFYIELENEKSVYISSDTIFTKDVEKVLTELKPDIATVACGTARLDFGQPLLMRMSDILKFTALAPGNVFANHLEALNHCPTTREELKLALGNSDLLSKTAVPNDGECVEY, from the coding sequence ATGAAATTACACCATTTGCGCAACGCTACTTTAGTTATTGAAACAGAAAAGCACGTCATCTTAATTGATCCAATGTTGGGCAAAAGGAAAACCATTGCTCCTTTTACTCTTTTCCGTTACAAGCCAAAAAGAAATCCGCTTAAGGCATTGCCCAAAAACAGCCGTGAAATCCTTAGTAAAGTAACCCATTGTTTAATTACACATTTGCATCCGGATCATCTTGATAAAGCCGGAGAAGTCTTTTTAAGAAGAAACTCAATTCCGGTAATTTGCAATACCAAAGATGAAAGTGTCCTGACAAAAAGAGGCTTAACTATTGTTCAAACTTTAGACTACTGGCAACCTCAAGATTTCCTGGACGGAAAAATTACCGGTATACCAGCCCTACACGGCTATGGATTTGTTGCCAAACTAATGGGGAATGTAATGGGTTTCTATATCGAACTCGAAAACGAAAAATCGGTTTATATTAGCTCTGACACTATTTTTACAAAAGACGTAGAAAAAGTGCTGACAGAATTAAAACCTGATATTGCAACTGTTGCCTGTGGAACCGCAAGATTAGATTTCGGACAACCCTTATTAATGAGAATGAGCGACATTTTGAAATTTACAGCTTTAGCACCGGGAAATGTTTTTGCGAATCATTTAGAAGCTTTAAATCATTGTCCTACGACAAGAGAGGAGTTAAAGTTAGCTTTGGGAAACAGTGATCTTTTATCCAAAACGGCTGTTCCTAATGATGGTGAATGCGTGGAGTATTAA